The Synechococcales cyanobacterium T60_A2020_003 genome contains a region encoding:
- a CDS encoding insulinase family protein: MSVDLAVAHPFQNRVVHRAVLSNGLTVLAVENAAADIIAARIFIRSGSCYEARSQAGLFHLMSSVLLKGTERYSAQDIAEQVESVGASLASDATSDYMLMSLKTVSVDFADMLQLAAEIMRSPSFPETEVALEQRLTLQGIRSMQEQPFSIAQRQLQAAMYGDHPYALPSIGTEESVSTLTRDDLCRAHQTHFRPDNIVISIVGHIVPDEAIALVDQIFGDWQIPAQNGQPLPLPSMTFPPVTPAPSIASTAQETMQSIVMLGYQTPSVHKEDYIPLKLLNTYLGNGLSSRLFVELREKRSLAYEVSAYYPTRADLSQFVVYMGTAPQNTAIALDGLRQEVDRLRDVPLTEDELQVAQNKLLGQYALGKQTNAQIAQIFGWYETLGLGLGFDQQFQDLMADVTAEMAQTVAQRYFIEPFISLVGPAEAIALTP, from the coding sequence ATGTCGGTTGATCTCGCTGTTGCCCACCCGTTCCAGAACCGAGTGGTGCATCGAGCTGTTCTCAGCAACGGTCTGACGGTGCTTGCGGTAGAAAACGCTGCCGCAGACATTATTGCCGCCCGGATTTTTATTCGCTCTGGAAGCTGCTACGAAGCGCGATCGCAGGCAGGCTTATTTCACCTGATGTCCTCGGTACTTCTCAAAGGAACCGAGCGCTATTCTGCCCAGGACATTGCCGAACAGGTGGAATCCGTGGGTGCAAGCCTGGCCTCGGATGCGACGTCAGACTATATGCTGATGAGCCTGAAAACCGTATCCGTCGATTTTGCAGACATGCTCCAGCTTGCGGCGGAGATTATGCGATCGCCCAGTTTTCCAGAAACGGAAGTGGCCTTAGAGCAGCGCTTGACCCTTCAGGGTATCCGATCCATGCAGGAGCAACCATTTTCAATTGCCCAACGTCAGCTTCAGGCCGCGATGTATGGCGATCATCCCTATGCGCTCCCCAGCATTGGCACAGAGGAAAGCGTCTCTACGCTCACTCGTGACGATCTGTGCCGTGCCCACCAGACGCATTTCCGTCCCGACAATATCGTCATCAGCATTGTGGGTCACATCGTCCCGGATGAGGCGATCGCCCTTGTCGATCAGATTTTTGGCGATTGGCAAATTCCAGCACAAAACGGACAGCCCTTGCCCTTACCCAGTATGACCTTTCCGCCCGTGACTCCGGCTCCTAGCATTGCGAGTACGGCTCAGGAGACCATGCAATCCATCGTGATGTTAGGGTATCAAACCCCGTCGGTTCACAAAGAAGATTACATTCCCCTCAAGCTGTTGAACACCTACCTGGGTAATGGGTTATCCAGCCGTTTGTTTGTAGAACTGCGCGAAAAGCGAAGTCTAGCCTACGAAGTTTCGGCCTACTATCCCACTCGTGCAGATTTGTCCCAGTTTGTGGTGTATATGGGAACGGCTCCGCAAAATACGGCGATCGCCCTAGACGGGTTGCGCCAGGAGGTGGATCGTCTGCGAGATGTGCCATTGACCGAAGATGAGCTACAGGTTGCCCAAAACAAACTTTTGGGGCAGTACGCCCTCGGCAAGCAAACGAATGCCCAAATCGCCCAGATTTTCGGCTGGTATGAAACCTTAGGGTTGGGACTCGGTTTTGATCAGCAATTCCAAGATTTGATGGCAGACGTCACAGCGGAAATGGCCCAGACCGTCGCACAGCGCTACTTTATCGAACCTTTCATTTCCCTAGTCGGGCCAGCCGAGGCGATCGCCCTCACCCCCTAA
- a CDS encoding insulinase family protein — protein sequence MNLKELPKLAQKERFPASVSRLPNGLTVVHQHVAATPVVTVDVWVRAGARVEPLSWSGIAHFLEHMIFKGSDRLPPGYFDHVIESRGGITNAATSHDYAHFFITTAASYLPETLPCLAELLLNAAIPEDEYERERLVVLEELRQAQDDPDWLGFQALMAAAYPTHPYGRSVLGTEESLMAQTAWDMHLFHRTYYQPQNMTVAVVGDVSQLHALDMVESVFRTFPQCETPCLTPKHEPERPLDRVQRQEISLPRLEQARLMMAWTGPGVDQLREAYGLDLLSVLLAGSQSSRLVRELREKKHLVQDISSSFSLQQQSSVFTLTAWLPPENLERVEALIGDRLSELVTHPILDVELNRHKRLLCNDYTYSTETTNQLAGLYGYYGTIAHAEVAHRYPEQIRSLTVEELRYLANKYLSPYRYTVTVLKPE from the coding sequence TTGAACTTAAAGGAACTTCCCAAACTGGCACAAAAGGAACGGTTTCCGGCAAGCGTATCTCGTTTACCTAACGGTTTGACTGTAGTTCATCAGCATGTTGCAGCGACACCTGTCGTTACCGTTGATGTATGGGTCAGGGCCGGGGCGCGAGTAGAGCCTTTATCTTGGTCAGGAATTGCTCACTTTCTGGAGCACATGATTTTCAAAGGGAGCGATCGCCTTCCGCCTGGCTATTTCGATCACGTTATTGAAAGTCGAGGTGGGATTACTAACGCGGCCACCAGTCATGACTACGCCCATTTTTTCATTACAACAGCGGCGTCTTATCTACCAGAAACCCTTCCCTGCTTAGCGGAACTGCTATTAAACGCAGCGATTCCAGAAGATGAATACGAGCGGGAGCGTCTAGTCGTGCTGGAAGAATTGCGTCAGGCTCAGGACGATCCAGACTGGTTAGGATTTCAAGCCTTGATGGCCGCTGCGTACCCTACCCATCCCTATGGGCGATCGGTGCTGGGTACTGAAGAATCCCTCATGGCACAAACGGCTTGGGATATGCACCTTTTTCATCGCACCTACTATCAGCCGCAGAATATGACGGTGGCTGTGGTCGGGGATGTGTCTCAACTCCATGCGCTTGACATGGTTGAGTCTGTATTTCGCACCTTCCCCCAGTGTGAAACGCCGTGCCTGACGCCCAAGCATGAACCGGAACGACCTTTAGACCGGGTGCAACGGCAGGAGATTTCGCTACCTCGGTTGGAGCAGGCTCGCCTGATGATGGCCTGGACAGGGCCAGGCGTTGATCAACTGCGGGAAGCCTACGGGCTAGATTTGCTGTCGGTGCTGCTAGCGGGTAGCCAATCTTCACGGCTTGTGCGTGAACTGCGTGAAAAAAAACATTTGGTGCAGGATATCAGCAGCAGTTTCTCCCTTCAGCAGCAGTCCAGCGTGTTTACCCTAACGGCATGGTTGCCTCCGGAGAATCTAGAGCGGGTCGAAGCGTTGATTGGCGATCGCCTTTCAGAACTTGTGACCCATCCCATCCTGGACGTAGAGCTCAATCGTCATAAGCGTTTGCTTTGTAACGATTACACCTATTCCACGGAAACGACGAATCAGCTTGCCGGACTGTATGGGTACTATGGCACCATCGCCCATGCAGAGGTAGCCCACCGCTACCCTGAACAAATACGCTCCCTCACCGTTGAGGAATTGCGCTACCTTGCCAATAAGTATCTTTCGCCCTATCGTTACACGGTGACGGTGCTGAAACCCGAATAA